A section of the Rhizobium sp. BG4 genome encodes:
- the ssuD gene encoding FMNH2-dependent alkanesulfonate monooxygenase — translation MSSKPIDFLWFIPTSGDGAYLGSSDQTRAPEIGYMTQIAQAADRLGFSGVLLPTGVACEESFVTAAALSQHTEKLKFLVAIRPGTASPAYYARLATTLDRVSNGRVLLNIVVGGSPAELAGDGIFLPHDERYDHANEFFDVWEELLEKGVASIDGKHIKATNARLGFPSYQNPRPPLYFGGSSDAGIDFAVGRVDKYLTWGEPPAQVGEKIGRVRAAAAKKGREVSFGIRLHFIVRETDDEAWAAADRLISKLDDATIEEAQLRFAKESDSVGQARMAALHGGRREKLEVSPNLWAGVGLVRAGAGTALVGSPKTVAARLREYQELGIETVIGSGYPHLEEAYRVAELLFPELGLGQPEQRHGLRNDFGNKQVFGGGSHGGNLKVVSGS, via the coding sequence ATGAGTTCCAAACCAATCGATTTTCTCTGGTTCATCCCGACCTCCGGCGACGGCGCCTATCTCGGTTCGTCCGACCAGACGCGTGCGCCTGAGATCGGCTACATGACGCAGATCGCCCAGGCAGCCGATCGCCTCGGCTTTTCCGGCGTGTTGCTGCCGACAGGCGTTGCCTGCGAGGAATCCTTCGTCACGGCGGCCGCACTTTCGCAACATACGGAGAAGCTCAAGTTCCTGGTGGCGATCCGTCCCGGCACGGCGTCTCCAGCCTATTACGCACGTCTGGCGACGACGCTCGACCGTGTCTCGAACGGCCGCGTTCTCCTGAACATCGTCGTCGGCGGCAGCCCGGCCGAACTTGCCGGCGACGGCATCTTCCTGCCGCATGACGAGCGCTACGACCATGCCAACGAGTTCTTCGATGTCTGGGAAGAGCTGCTGGAAAAGGGCGTTGCCAGCATCGATGGCAAGCACATCAAGGCGACCAATGCACGCCTCGGCTTCCCGTCCTACCAGAATCCGCGCCCGCCGCTCTATTTCGGCGGTTCTTCGGATGCCGGCATCGACTTTGCCGTCGGCCGCGTCGACAAGTACCTGACCTGGGGCGAACCGCCGGCGCAGGTCGGCGAAAAGATCGGGCGCGTACGCGCCGCTGCCGCCAAGAAGGGCCGCGAAGTCAGCTTCGGCATCCGCCTGCATTTCATCGTCCGCGAGACGGACGACGAGGCATGGGCGGCCGCCGACCGGCTGATCTCGAAGCTCGACGACGCGACCATCGAGGAAGCGCAGCTTCGCTTTGCCAAGGAGTCCGACTCCGTCGGTCAGGCGCGCATGGCAGCGCTTCACGGCGGGCGCCGTGAAAAGCTGGAAGTGTCTCCGAATCTCTGGGCCGGTGTGGGTCTGGTGCGCGCCGGTGCCGGCACGGCGCTCGTGGGTTCGCCGAAGACGGTCGCGGCGCGGCTGCGCGAATATCAGGAACTCGGCATCGAGACGGTGATCGGCTCTGGCTATCCGCATCTGGAAGAGGCCTATCGCGTTGCCGAACTGCTGTTCCCCGAGCTCGGTCTCGGCCAGCCGGAGCAGCGTCATGGTCTGCGCAACGATTTCGGAAACAAGCAGGTGTTCGGTGGCGGTAGCCATGGCGGTAACTTGAAAGTCGTTTCAGGGTCCTGA
- a CDS encoding ABC transporter permease subunit → MSVFETPFTRVASGQAKRKRRALPRLPDGSALLPYLLPVTIVICWQIASSAGFISSRIMPSPADVAVAFWSTTISGQLPHDVLVSAGRAFAGLLVGGAIGFLLGIANGVSKVSEQLTDTTLQMLRTIPHLAMIPLVILWFGIGEESKLFLTSLGVLFPVYLNTYHGVRNVDRDLIEMGRVYGMGSWTLFRKVIFPGALPSIFVGLRYALGIMWLTLIVSESIAASSGIGHMANNAREFMMTDVVVLALVIYAVLGKLADVVARALERRALTWNPIYQK, encoded by the coding sequence ATGTCGGTATTCGAAACGCCATTCACACGCGTTGCCTCGGGGCAAGCAAAGCGCAAGCGCCGGGCGTTGCCCCGGCTGCCTGACGGCTCTGCCCTGTTACCTTATCTCCTGCCGGTGACAATCGTCATCTGCTGGCAGATCGCCTCGTCGGCCGGGTTCATCTCCTCGCGGATCATGCCGTCTCCAGCCGATGTCGCCGTCGCCTTCTGGTCGACGACGATCTCCGGCCAGCTGCCGCATGACGTCTTGGTCAGCGCCGGGCGCGCCTTTGCGGGCCTGCTGGTCGGCGGCGCGATCGGCTTCCTGCTCGGCATTGCCAACGGCGTTTCGAAGGTCTCGGAGCAGCTGACCGATACGACGCTGCAGATGCTGCGCACCATTCCGCATCTGGCGATGATCCCGCTGGTTATCCTGTGGTTCGGAATCGGCGAGGAATCGAAACTGTTTCTCACCTCGCTTGGCGTGCTCTTCCCCGTCTATCTCAACACCTATCACGGCGTGCGCAATGTCGATCGCGATCTCATCGAAATGGGCCGCGTTTACGGCATGGGCAGCTGGACGCTGTTCCGCAAGGTGATCTTTCCGGGTGCGCTGCCGTCGATCTTCGTCGGTCTGCGCTATGCGCTGGGTATCATGTGGCTGACGCTGATCGTCTCGGAATCGATCGCGGCATCCTCCGGCATCGGCCATATGGCGAACAACGCGCGTGAATTCATGATGACCGATGTCGTGGTGCTGGCGCTGGTGATCTATGCCGTGCTCGGCAAGCTTGCCGATGTCGTCGCCCGGGCGCTGGAGCGGCGGGCGCTGACGTGGAACCCGATCTATCAGAAGTAG
- a CDS encoding ATP-binding cassette domain-containing protein — MSVITHERFHGSIEPDYVAHGEKPATPPAGAASITLTGLEKSFGGNRVLRGINLHIPAGQFVAVIGKSGCGKSTLLRVLMGLDQPSAGSIRFETGDSGGERPNARIVFQEPRLLPWLSVAENVAVGLGDGIDKRLALAEAAAVLSEVQLVEKAKEWPSRLSGGQRQRVALARALVSKPGVLALDEPLGALDALTRISMQELINRVWRELGFTTVLVTHDVSEAVHLADRVIVLEEGRIALDLDIPQPHPRRHGNPELAELEGRLLGAILGAGR, encoded by the coding sequence ATGAGCGTGATCACCCATGAACGTTTCCACGGCTCCATCGAGCCGGATTATGTGGCGCACGGCGAAAAGCCTGCGACACCGCCAGCCGGGGCGGCATCCATCACCCTGACCGGACTGGAGAAGAGCTTTGGCGGCAACCGCGTACTGCGCGGCATCAATCTGCATATTCCGGCCGGTCAGTTCGTCGCCGTCATCGGCAAGAGCGGCTGCGGCAAGAGCACGCTGCTGCGGGTACTGATGGGCCTCGATCAGCCGAGCGCGGGCAGCATCCGCTTCGAGACCGGGGATAGCGGCGGCGAGCGGCCGAATGCGCGCATCGTCTTTCAGGAGCCGCGGCTTTTGCCCTGGCTCAGCGTGGCGGAGAATGTCGCGGTCGGTCTCGGCGACGGGATCGACAAGCGTCTGGCGCTTGCAGAGGCAGCAGCCGTGCTTTCCGAAGTGCAGCTGGTGGAGAAGGCGAAGGAGTGGCCGTCGCGGCTTTCAGGCGGGCAGCGGCAGCGTGTGGCGCTGGCCCGCGCGCTGGTCAGCAAGCCCGGCGTTCTCGCGCTTGACGAGCCGCTCGGCGCGCTCGATGCGCTGACGCGGATCAGCATGCAGGAACTGATCAACCGCGTCTGGCGCGAGCTCGGTTTCACGACGGTTCTCGTCACCCACGACGTCAGCGAAGCGGTGCATCTGGCGGACCGGGTGATCGTGCTGGAAGAAGGGCGGATCGCGCTTGATCTCGACATTCCCCAGCCGCATCCGCGCCGGCATGGCAATCCGGAACTTGCCGAGCTCGAGGGCCGGCTGCTCGGTGCCATTCTCGGCGCCGGACGCTGA
- a CDS encoding SRPBCC family protein, translating to MTVTPASPGSAVHTTFTIERQLKADPKRAFRAWADPASKQKWFACHGDWTTLEYRLDFRAGGSERNYTADGDGLLHAYDAHYLDVVEDIRIVYAYEMRLGETRISVSLATVTFEPSAAGTRMLFTEQVVFLDGYPDDGMRRQGTELGLDSFEAFLEREAGGVH from the coding sequence TTGACCGTGACACCAGCAAGCCCCGGCTCCGCCGTCCACACGACCTTCACCATCGAGCGGCAGCTTAAGGCCGACCCGAAGCGCGCCTTCCGCGCCTGGGCCGATCCGGCCTCGAAGCAAAAATGGTTTGCCTGCCACGGCGACTGGACGACGCTGGAATACCGCCTGGACTTCCGCGCCGGCGGCAGCGAGCGCAATTACACGGCCGATGGCGACGGCCTGCTGCATGCCTATGACGCCCACTATCTCGATGTCGTCGAGGACATCAGGATCGTCTACGCCTACGAGATGCGGCTCGGCGAAACCAGGATTTCCGTGTCGCTGGCCACCGTCACCTTCGAGCCGTCAGCGGCAGGCACCCGCATGCTCTTCACCGAGCAGGTCGTCTTCCTCGATGGCTACCCCGATGACGGAATGCGCCGCCAAGGCACCGAGCTCGGCCTTGACAGTTTCGAGGCATTCCTCGAGCGCGAGGCCGGCGGCGTCCACTGA
- a CDS encoding metalloregulator ArsR/SmtB family transcription factor codes for MTIDAISLDRMFHALSDSSRRGMIDRLGLGPASVMELAAPFPMALPTVMKHLNVLETSGLVRSAKAGRVRTYQLRQERLAELERWIGERKAGWNSAFDRLDLLLAEEEPKP; via the coding sequence ATGACGATCGATGCCATCTCTCTCGACCGGATGTTCCACGCGCTGTCGGATAGCAGCCGCCGCGGCATGATCGACCGTCTCGGCCTTGGCCCCGCCTCGGTGATGGAGCTTGCCGCCCCCTTCCCGATGGCGCTGCCGACGGTGATGAAACATCTGAACGTGCTTGAGACGAGCGGCCTTGTGCGATCCGCCAAGGCCGGCCGTGTGCGCACCTATCAGCTGCGCCAGGAGCGGCTCGCCGAGCTCGAGCGATGGATCGGTGAGCGCAAGGCCGGCTGGAACTCCGCCTTCGACCGTCTCGACCTGCTTCTTGCCGAAGAGGAACCCAAGCCTTGA
- a CDS encoding glutathione S-transferase family protein gives MPLVLYGHPLASFCHKVLIALYENGTPFEDRLVDLSDEGSRAELFRYWPVGKMPILRDEARDSTIPETSIIIEYLDRHYPGEAHLLPLDADRALQVRLWDRFFDLYIQTPMQKIVADKMRAADAKDPQGESEARATLAMAYDMIERQLANSLWITGDSFTMADCAAAPALFYSETLVPFGAERPKLSAYYERLVHRPSFARVLKEALPYFKYYPYKHQLPEAIRKAMPAE, from the coding sequence ATGCCGCTCGTGCTTTACGGACATCCGCTCGCTTCCTTCTGCCACAAGGTTCTGATCGCGCTTTATGAGAACGGCACGCCGTTCGAGGACCGGCTGGTCGATCTCTCGGATGAGGGTTCGCGGGCCGAGTTGTTCCGCTACTGGCCGGTCGGCAAGATGCCGATCCTGCGGGATGAGGCGCGCGACAGCACCATTCCGGAAACCAGCATCATCATCGAATATCTGGACCGGCATTATCCGGGCGAAGCGCATCTGCTGCCGCTCGATGCGGACCGCGCCCTGCAGGTGCGGCTGTGGGACCGCTTCTTCGATCTCTATATCCAGACGCCGATGCAGAAGATCGTCGCCGACAAGATGCGCGCCGCCGATGCCAAGGATCCGCAGGGCGAGAGCGAGGCGCGCGCCACGCTTGCCATGGCCTATGACATGATCGAGCGGCAGCTGGCAAACAGCCTCTGGATCACCGGCGACAGCTTCACCATGGCCGATTGCGCCGCAGCCCCCGCCTTGTTCTACAGCGAAACGCTGGTTCCCTTCGGCGCGGAACGGCCGAAGCTGTCGGCCTATTACGAGCGGCTCGTCCACCGCCCCTCCTTCGCCCGCGTGCTGAAGGAAGCACTGCCCTATTTCAAGTACTATCCCTACAAGCACCAGCTGCCTGAGGCGATCCGCAAGGCGATGCCTGCCGAATGA
- a CDS encoding methyltransferase, with translation MAKKIDEEALAEAYNRALALEKAGDVDAAVKAYEEVLAIDPEDHGGAAVRIASMGRGETPVRAPDAYVETLFDQHAEVFEDVLVEQLGYHVPMMVRQRLQELKLGPFKRMLDLGCGTGLTGGTLRDLCEDMTGIDISENMVEIAHEKDVYETLFVAEVEDFLDDNDEDAFDLITATDVLPYLGALEPLFFGAAENLTPGGLFIFSSESLPQADARPYAVGPHQRFLHAESYIRERLTATGFELVEMTGINVRMQEGEPSPGHLVIAKLAG, from the coding sequence ATGGCAAAGAAGATCGACGAAGAGGCATTGGCCGAGGCCTATAACCGCGCGCTTGCGCTGGAAAAGGCTGGCGACGTCGATGCGGCCGTGAAGGCCTATGAGGAAGTGCTGGCGATCGACCCCGAGGATCATGGCGGCGCCGCCGTCCGCATCGCCTCGATGGGCCGCGGCGAGACGCCGGTGCGCGCCCCCGACGCCTATGTCGAAACCCTCTTCGACCAGCATGCAGAGGTCTTCGAGGACGTGCTCGTCGAGCAGCTCGGCTATCACGTGCCGATGATGGTGCGCCAGCGCCTGCAGGAGCTGAAGCTCGGCCCGTTCAAGCGCATGCTCGACCTCGGCTGCGGCACAGGCCTCACCGGCGGCACGCTGCGCGATCTCTGCGAGGACATGACCGGCATCGACATCTCCGAAAACATGGTCGAGATCGCCCACGAGAAGGACGTTTACGAGACGCTGTTCGTTGCCGAAGTCGAGGACTTCCTCGACGACAACGACGAGGACGCCTTCGACCTGATCACCGCCACCGACGTCCTGCCCTATCTCGGCGCCCTCGAGCCGCTGTTCTTCGGCGCCGCCGAAAACCTGACGCCCGGCGGCCTGTTCATCTTCTCCTCCGAAAGCCTGCCGCAAGCCGACGCCCGCCCCTACGCCGTCGGCCCCCACCAGCGCTTCCTCCACGCAGAAAGCTACATCCGCGAACGCCTGACCGCGACCGGCTTCGAGCTCGTGGAAATGACCGGCATCAACGTGCGCATGCAGGAAGGCGAACCGAGCCCCGGGCATCTGGTGATCGCGAAGCTGGCGGGTTGA
- a CDS encoding usg protein: MNKDMEKQLQGYGLTTAQILYRMPDHPAILQTYIWQEYDLAPDFPEMRGFLKFWQEKLDGPLHSVRYIHRKLISATEWRALRGEFVIH; this comes from the coding sequence ATGAACAAGGACATGGAAAAGCAGCTGCAGGGCTATGGACTGACGACGGCGCAGATCCTCTATCGCATGCCGGATCATCCCGCGATCCTGCAGACCTATATCTGGCAGGAATACGACCTCGCTCCCGATTTCCCCGAAATGCGCGGCTTCCTGAAATTCTGGCAGGAAAAGCTCGACGGCCCGCTGCACTCCGTCCGCTACATCCACCGCAAGCTGATCTCGGCAACGGAATGGCGCGCGCTGCGCGGCGAATTCGTCATTCACTGA
- a CDS encoding ABC transporter permease → MSVAETLIPPQPAPKHIAKPLSAARVTGSVLVLIWLALAATLIYMVVAGWDPEKFTRYGPRYLHGLMTTIILVTISVICGAVLSLPLAFARMSTNRFLSGFAYCYVYVFRGTPLLAQLFLVYYGLGGFRPQLESVGLWWFFRDAWYCGLFSMTINTAAYQAEILRGAIESVPKGQHEAADSLGVSKTVAFRKIILPQALIVALRPYGNEIILLIKGSAVVAIITVFDLMGETRYAFSRTFDYQTYLWAAIFYLTMVEALRHFWNWIERRLTRHLQR, encoded by the coding sequence GTGAGCGTTGCAGAAACCCTTATCCCGCCGCAGCCGGCGCCGAAGCATATCGCCAAGCCTCTCTCGGCGGCGCGCGTCACCGGCTCGGTTCTCGTGCTGATCTGGCTCGCTCTTGCCGCAACGCTGATCTACATGGTCGTCGCCGGCTGGGATCCCGAAAAGTTCACCCGTTACGGACCGCGCTATCTGCACGGCCTGATGACGACGATCATCCTGGTGACGATCTCGGTCATCTGCGGCGCCGTCCTGTCCCTGCCGCTGGCATTCGCCAGAATGTCGACGAACAGGTTCCTCAGTGGCTTCGCCTATTGCTACGTCTACGTCTTCCGCGGCACGCCGCTTCTGGCGCAGCTCTTCCTCGTCTATTACGGCCTCGGCGGCTTCCGCCCGCAGCTGGAATCCGTCGGTCTCTGGTGGTTCTTCCGCGACGCCTGGTATTGCGGCCTGTTCTCGATGACCATCAACACCGCCGCCTATCAGGCCGAAATCCTGCGCGGCGCCATCGAGAGCGTGCCGAAGGGCCAACATGAGGCCGCGGACTCGCTCGGCGTTTCCAAGACCGTCGCCTTCCGCAAGATCATCCTGCCGCAGGCGCTGATCGTGGCGCTGCGTCCCTACGGCAACGAGATCATCCTGCTGATCAAGGGCTCGGCCGTCGTCGCCATCATCACGGTCTTCGACCTGATGGGCGAAACCCGCTACGCCTTCTCGCGTACTTTCGATTACCAGACCTATCTGTGGGCTGCGATCTTCTACCTGACGATGGTTGAAGCGCTCCGCCATTTCTGGAACTGGATCGAGCGGCGCCTGACGCGTCACCTGCAGCGCTGA
- a CDS encoding ABC transporter permease produces the protein MGGLFSALGSLWAWIGYVFDPLCGPAGLFTWFGQSTILACGDTGWGDEIAVGLKTTVAVALLTLPVGLVIGFLVALGQQSEEKSVRLAAGIYTTIFRGLPELLTLFIIYYGMQILIQSALASFGYDERIEINAFVAGMIALAVVFSAYCSEVLLSAFRAIPKGQYEAGDALGFHRGRTLRLIILPQLVRIALPGLTNLWMILLKDTSYVSIIGLADILRQTAVAVRVTKQAFFFYLLACIIYLVLAVISSYGLSYIERWAKRSEVRR, from the coding sequence ATGGGCGGATTATTTTCCGCGCTGGGCTCGCTCTGGGCCTGGATAGGGTATGTTTTCGATCCGCTATGCGGACCTGCCGGTCTTTTCACCTGGTTCGGCCAGTCGACGATCCTCGCCTGCGGCGATACCGGCTGGGGCGATGAAATCGCCGTCGGCCTGAAAACCACCGTCGCCGTCGCGCTGCTGACCTTGCCGGTCGGCCTGGTCATCGGCTTCCTCGTGGCACTCGGCCAGCAATCCGAAGAAAAGTCGGTGCGGCTCGCCGCCGGCATCTACACCACGATCTTCCGCGGCCTGCCCGAGCTTCTGACGCTGTTCATCATCTATTACGGCATGCAGATCCTCATTCAGTCGGCGCTCGCCTCCTTCGGCTATGACGAGCGGATCGAGATCAACGCCTTCGTGGCCGGCATGATCGCCCTTGCCGTCGTCTTCTCCGCCTATTGTTCGGAAGTGCTGCTCTCGGCATTTCGCGCCATTCCGAAGGGCCAGTACGAGGCCGGAGACGCGCTCGGCTTTCACCGCGGCCGTACGCTCCGCCTCATCATCCTGCCGCAGCTGGTGCGCATCGCCCTGCCCGGCCTCACCAATCTCTGGATGATCCTGCTGAAGGATACGTCTTACGTCTCGATCATCGGCTTAGCCGACATCCTGCGCCAGACCGCCGTCGCCGTGCGCGTCACCAAGCAGGCCTTCTTCTTCTATCTGCTCGCCTGTATCATCTATCTGGTGCTCGCTGTCATTTCTTCCTACGGCCTCAGCTATATCGAACGCTGGGCCAAGCGCTCGGAGGTCCGCCGGTGA
- a CDS encoding ABC transporter substrate-binding protein, translating into MRISNLLAAASLAALSLFAGSAMADGEKYVIGTDSTYPPFEFVDASGEIKGFDIDIAKALCAEMKAECSFVSNDWDGIIPALQAKKFDMIVSSMSITPERSKLVDFTNKYYNTPPAIAVPKDSTITDVAGLKGKTIGAQTSTTHANYAEKHLADTELKLYPTADEYKLDVSNGRIDAVIDDVVVLSQWVKSDAGACCKILTTLPVDKEINGVGAGIAVRQGDPLKDKLNTAIAAIRANGKYKEIQDKYFDFNVYGD; encoded by the coding sequence ATGCGTATCTCCAACCTCCTCGCCGCAGCTTCGCTTGCAGCGCTGTCCCTCTTCGCCGGTTCGGCAATGGCCGATGGCGAAAAGTATGTGATCGGCACCGACTCGACCTACCCGCCCTTCGAATTCGTCGATGCCAGCGGCGAAATCAAGGGCTTCGACATCGACATCGCCAAGGCACTCTGCGCCGAGATGAAGGCTGAATGCTCCTTCGTCAGCAACGACTGGGATGGCATCATTCCGGCTCTCCAGGCCAAGAAGTTCGACATGATCGTTTCGTCCATGTCGATCACGCCGGAGCGCTCGAAGCTCGTCGACTTCACCAACAAGTACTACAACACCCCGCCGGCAATCGCCGTGCCGAAGGATTCGACGATCACCGACGTCGCCGGCCTGAAGGGCAAGACGATCGGCGCCCAGACGTCGACCACCCACGCCAACTATGCTGAAAAGCACCTGGCCGACACCGAGCTGAAGCTCTACCCGACTGCCGACGAGTACAAGCTCGACGTTTCGAACGGCCGTATCGACGCCGTAATCGACGACGTCGTCGTTCTCTCGCAGTGGGTCAAGTCGGACGCCGGCGCTTGCTGCAAGATCCTCACGACCCTGCCGGTCGACAAGGAAATCAACGGCGTTGGCGCCGGTATCGCCGTCCGCCAGGGCGATCCGCTGAAGGACAAGCTGAACACCGCGATCGCTGCGATCCGCGCCAACGGCAAGTACAAGGAAATTCAGGACAAGTACTTCGATTTCAACGTTTACGGCGATTGA
- a CDS encoding OmpA family protein, protein MGMKSRLFASAAFPLLSLTLAVTPVHASALGGTSAASSPQVVSGSYEVAQDAPSDEEILKKRHKQPQAEEQQQQEAQPQAEQQQEQPRRKQREAQPQAEEAAPQAEQAQPSEEQQPRRKKREAAPEPEQAAPQVEQAQPAENQEQPRRKKREAAPEPQQQAAPQAEPAEQPAEKPRRKRDQQPAQQEAAPAQNEAQPQGEQAAPQVEQAKPQTEEAQPEQQRPRKGDKKQQQATEGEQQQEPAAKPGRKNAQQQGEQPAEGKTPVPSESPAPDQAPVPAESPAPAKPPVPAEPDQAQKPAPEGEQQLKPGLQPGANTAEQPAANGQQPVVEQAIPAPEKVTPQEMERRKQIAADPSKSTETVVLPVENGAAVLDSDKDADRSGGRDGRRQRDRQRAAETQQEIFVPKSDADAQRAAGGEARPPVKIEAVTAEEGRRLDRRPQFQRPDGAQVEGRVGDDNRVILQINNNIVVRSDDDRRFIRDGERPIYEQLPRDRYRETIDRPDGYRIVTIRNRYGDIIQRSRVDSRGREYVLYYSPELYDNPDQDYFEDPGADLPPMRLRIPVRDYIIDTSSDPDRDYYDFLREPPVEPVERVYSLNEVKYSARIRDKVRRIDLDTITFATGSAEIPMSQARSLRKVADALNEVLQKDPSETFLIEGHTDAVGSDQSNLVLSDQRAESVANVLSDVYGIPPENMATQGYGERYLKVNTAGPNQENRRVTIRRVTPLVRPVASNN, encoded by the coding sequence ATGGGCATGAAATCAAGATTGTTTGCCAGCGCTGCTTTTCCGCTGCTGTCGCTGACACTGGCCGTTACGCCGGTGCATGCGTCGGCACTCGGGGGAACGAGCGCGGCATCGTCGCCCCAGGTGGTCAGCGGTTCGTATGAGGTCGCGCAGGATGCACCGTCGGATGAAGAGATCCTGAAGAAGCGCCACAAGCAGCCGCAGGCCGAAGAGCAACAGCAGCAGGAAGCGCAGCCGCAGGCCGAGCAGCAGCAGGAACAGCCGCGCCGCAAGCAGCGCGAAGCTCAGCCGCAGGCAGAAGAGGCGGCTCCGCAGGCCGAGCAGGCTCAGCCTTCCGAAGAACAGCAGCCGCGCCGCAAGAAGCGCGAGGCAGCCCCCGAGCCGGAGCAGGCCGCTCCGCAGGTGGAGCAGGCACAGCCGGCCGAAAACCAGGAACAGCCGCGCCGCAAGAAGCGCGAAGCCGCCCCTGAGCCGCAGCAGCAGGCAGCCCCGCAGGCCGAACCCGCCGAGCAGCCGGCCGAAAAGCCGCGCCGCAAGCGCGACCAGCAGCCTGCCCAGCAGGAGGCTGCGCCCGCCCAGAACGAGGCCCAGCCGCAGGGCGAGCAGGCCGCTCCTCAGGTGGAGCAGGCCAAGCCCCAGACCGAAGAGGCCCAGCCCGAGCAGCAGCGTCCGCGCAAGGGCGACAAAAAGCAGCAGCAGGCAACCGAAGGCGAACAGCAGCAGGAACCTGCCGCCAAGCCCGGCCGCAAGAACGCCCAGCAGCAGGGTGAGCAGCCCGCCGAAGGCAAGACGCCGGTTCCGTCGGAATCGCCGGCTCCCGATCAGGCGCCTGTCCCGGCCGAATCTCCGGCGCCCGCAAAGCCGCCGGTTCCGGCAGAGCCTGACCAGGCACAGAAGCCTGCGCCTGAGGGCGAGCAGCAGCTCAAGCCCGGCCTGCAGCCTGGCGCCAACACTGCCGAGCAGCCTGCAGCCAATGGTCAGCAGCCTGTCGTCGAGCAGGCGATCCCGGCACCTGAGAAGGTAACGCCGCAGGAGATGGAGCGCCGCAAGCAGATCGCCGCGGATCCGAGCAAGAGCACGGAAACCGTGGTTCTGCCGGTCGAAAACGGTGCAGCCGTGCTCGACAGCGACAAGGACGCAGACCGCTCCGGTGGCCGCGATGGCCGGCGCCAGCGCGACCGCCAGCGTGCGGCCGAGACACAGCAGGAGATCTTCGTGCCGAAATCGGATGCCGATGCGCAGCGTGCAGCCGGTGGCGAAGCACGTCCGCCGGTCAAGATCGAGGCTGTCACGGCCGAGGAAGGCCGCCGGCTCGACCGCCGTCCGCAGTTCCAGCGCCCTGACGGTGCGCAGGTCGAAGGACGTGTCGGCGACGATAACCGCGTGATCCTGCAGATCAACAACAACATCGTGGTTCGCAGCGACGACGACCGCCGCTTCATCCGCGATGGCGAACGGCCGATCTACGAGCAGCTGCCGCGCGACCGTTACCGCGAAACGATCGACCGCCCGGATGGCTATCGCATCGTGACGATCCGCAACCGCTATGGCGACATCATCCAGCGGTCGCGCGTCGACAGCCGTGGCCGTGAGTATGTGCTCTATTACTCGCCGGAGCTCTACGACAATCCGGACCAGGATTACTTCGAGGATCCGGGTGCCGATCTGCCGCCGATGCGCCTGCGCATCCCGGTTCGCGACTACATCATCGACACCAGCAGCGACCCGGATCGCGACTACTACGACTTCCTGCGCGAACCGCCGGTCGAGCCCGTCGAGCGCGTCTACTCACTGAACGAGGTAAAGTATTCGGCCCGTATCCGCGACAAGGTGCGCCGTATCGACCTCGATACGATCACCTTCGCTACCGGCAGTGCCGAAATCCCGATGAGCCAGGCGCGCAGCCTGCGCAAGGTCGCGGATGCCTTGAACGAGGTGCTGCAGAAGGATCCGAGCGAAACCTTCCTGATCGAGGGCCATACGGATGCCGTCGGTTCCGACCAGAGCAACCTGGTTCTCTCGGACCAGCGCGCGGAGTCGGTCGCCAACGTGCTCTCCGATGTCTACGGCATCCCGCCTGAAAACATGGCGACGCAGGGCTATGGCGAGCGCTACCTGAAGGTCAACACGGCTGGTCCGAACCAGGAAAACCGCCGCGTTACCATCCGCCGCGTCACGCCGCTCGTGCGTCCGGTCGCCTCCAACAACTGA
- the mobB gene encoding molybdopterin-guanine dinucleotide biosynthesis protein B: MSTPRVFGIAGWKNSGKTGLAVRLVEEFTRRGYRISTIKHAHHDFDIDKVGADSYRHRQAGAHEVTIVSGTRFAIMHELRGEPEPAFEDILSRLAPCDLVLIEGYKREPIPKIEARRLEAAKREPLAPTDPHICAIAADHPVTESTLPVFDLDDTMAIADFIAAKLGLPAITA; the protein is encoded by the coding sequence ATGAGCACGCCGCGCGTCTTCGGAATTGCCGGCTGGAAGAATTCGGGCAAGACAGGCCTTGCCGTGCGCCTCGTCGAGGAGTTCACCCGCCGCGGCTACCGCATCTCGACGATCAAGCACGCGCACCACGATTTCGACATCGACAAGGTCGGGGCCGACAGCTACCGCCACCGGCAGGCCGGCGCCCATGAGGTGACGATCGTCTCCGGCACCCGCTTTGCCATCATGCACGAGCTGCGCGGCGAACCCGAACCCGCCTTCGAGGACATCCTCTCTCGCCTCGCCCCTTGCGATCTCGTGCTGATCGAGGGCTACAAGCGCGAGCCGATCCCGAAGATCGAGGCCCGCCGCCTGGAGGCCGCCAAGCGCGAACCGCTGGCGCCAACCGATCCGCATATCTGCGCCATCGCCGCCGACCATCCGGTGACAGAGAGTACCCTGCCCGTCTTCGATCTCGACGACACGATGGCGATCGCCGATTTCATCGCGGCGAAGCTCGGTCTTCCCGCCATCACGGCATAG